One Enterobacter asburiae genomic window, GCGGCAGGACGTTGAGCACCGGCCCGGTCGCGGTCAGCGCGGCGGAGCCCATGCGGCGCATAAAGATAAACCCGGCGGCGTAGTCGAGCCGCCCGGTCAGGCGGCCCAGCCACAGCGCTACCAGCGCAAGGGCCAAATCGGTGCGCTGCGCCTGCCCTGCCGCCTGTGCAAGCTGGCTGAAGGCGCGACCGTCGGCGGCAATTTTCAGGCGCAGGATATCGGTTGTCGCCGCGCGGCCCGGTAAAGGAGCAGCAGAAAGCGACACCGGAGAAGGAAGCTGCCTGCGCTGCTCCGCCCAGAAGACACCGTCGCGTGCGTACGCCTCGCTGTCGCGATAGCGCTGATACTCGTCCACCACCTCGGCAAACGACGTAAACGGGGATGCGGGCGTCGGTTCACCCTTTTTCCACGCGGCGTAAATAGCGGCGATCTGGCGGGTAATGGCCGGGAAGCTGAAGCCATCCACCACCAGATGGTGATAGCGCTGATACCAGTACCAGTGGCTTTCTCCCACCTGAATCAGCTGGTGAAACGCCAGCGGCTGACCGCTGTCGACGCGCAGGTTCTGGTTAAGATCGGCCTCCATTAGCGCCACGGCGGCGTCGTGAGAGGTAACGCGAACGATGGACGGTTCCGGCAGAATGAAGGTGTCATCCACCCACTGCCACACCTCGCCGTTCTCCTCGGCAAAACGCATCCGCAGGGTATCGGCCTGCATCATGCCTTCAGCGATGGCTTTTGCCAGCAACGGCGCGTCGATATCGCCTTTCAGCTCGGTGTAGTGCGCCACGCTCCAGGCGTTTGGCAGGGAGGACAGCTGTTCCGCCATCCAGATACCCGGCTGGGCGGCGACGAGAGGAAGACGGTTCATGCGCTTCCCTCCGCAAAATGGGAAGGGACAAGCGTGTGCCAGTGCCCGGCCAGCCACTGCTGGCACGCCTCCTGAGACTGCGCTTCGCACACCACGCGCCACCCCGCAGGCAGTTCGCACTGCTGCGGCCACAGGCTGTACTGCCCCTGGTCGTTTTGCAAAATGGCGAACTGTCCCTGCGGATTATCGAAAGGATTGCTGAATTCCATACAGACTCCGTTAGTGAATGAGCGGCTGCCAGAGGGTCATCAGCCCCTGCGTCAGCCCACCGCGCCAGCAAAGCGCATCATGCCCGCCGTCAACCTGACGCCAGAAAATCGGCTGCTGCGTATGTAGTTCGGCGAAAATCGCCTGATTCGCGCGGAAGATAAGCGGCTCGTTGCGCCCGGCCTCAAGGACGATACGCAGCCCGCTCGCGGTTAGCTCACCCGCTCTGAGCTGTTCGATGAGGCACCCTTCCAGCTGCCCGCCGCGGTGCGGCCACCAGTACGAGCCGGACTGGCTCAGCACGCAGCCAAAACGCTGCGGCCAGTTGAGGCCAGCATAAAGCGAAGAGAGTCCGCCAAAGCTCTGGCCCGCCACCACGGTACGGTCGGCGCGGTCGCTAAATGGCGCGAGATTGTTGACTTGAGGGAGAAGTTCTTCCTGCACCGCCAGCCAGAAATCGCGGTAACAGGGCAGTTCCCGGCTGCGATGTTCTGTATCGATCGCATCAATTAAGACGTAGACCGCAGGCGGCAGTTTGCGCTCGGTGGTGAGCGACGCCAGCGCGGGCCAGACGGGCATGCTTTCGGCCCAGAACTGCCCGTCAAGCAGCACCGCCAGCGGGCGTTGGGGGTTCTCGTCACCGGTGGTATAAATCCACACGCGGCGGCGGTTGTTCAAACGCGCGCTGTTCCACTCAATGCAGACCGGCGGCTGATACGGCGTATCGGGACGACTCCAGCCGGGCTGAACGGGGGCGTCTGGCATCTCCAGCGCCGAGACGGCGTGGCCGCGCCCGCCGCGCCAGCTCTGCGGATTCAGCGGGTCGGAAACCGCGTGCGGCAGCAGCCTGCGCCAGCCTTCGCGCAGCGCCATGCGGTCCGGCTGCGCGCCTTCAAACACTGCGCTGGCAAAATCATTTTCATTCACAGAAGGGATAAAACAGTAGCTCCCGCGCCACTCGGGGCTGAACTCGCCCTGCCACTGCCAGACGTCGGTATCCGGGATGCGTTCGAGGGACTGCGGGCGGGCATGTTGATGGTGATCGGTCACGCCGGTGATGTAGAGCCAGACGCGTTTAACTGCTGACGTTTTCTGCGTTCCTGCCGGGTCTCGCCACCAGAAGGTGACGCGATAGCTCGCCCTCAGACGTTCCCATTCTGGCCCGTTTTTCGACTGCCACCAGGCTTCACTTCCCGTTGTTAACGCCGTCACCCTTATAACCTCATGTTTAACAGACTTTTTTGTTTCAGGACAAATTTTATTGATAATATTATTGATAACTATTTGCATTTGCAATAGCGTAATGCCCGCGCTGTGGGAAGCGCGCTCATTAAATAACCATAAAAGCGGGACGTACAATGAATAAGAAGATTCACTCTCTGGCCTTGCTGGTCAATTTAGGGATTTATGGTGTCGCGCTGCCCGCCATGGCAGACGACAACACCGCCACCGCGCAGCACGAAGATACGATGGTGATCACCGCCGCCGAACAGAATTTACAGGCGCCGGGGGTGTCAACCATCACCGCCGATGAGATCCGTAAAAACCCGCCCGCGCGGGACGTGGCTGAAATCATCCGCACCATGCCGGGCGTTAACCTGACCGGAAACTCCACCAGCGGCCAGCGCGGGAATAACCGTCAGATTGATATCCGCGGCATGGGGCCTGAAAACACGCTGATCCTGATCGACGGCAAGCCGGTGACCAGCCGCAACTCCATCCGTCTGGGCTGGCGCGGCGAGCGCGACACCCGCGGGGACACCGGCTGGGTGCCGCCAGAGATGATCGAACGCATCGAAGTGATCCGCGGCCCGGCCGCCGCGCGCTACGGCAACGGTGCGGCAGGCGGCGTGGTAAACATCATCACCAAAAAATTCGACGACCAGTGGCACGGCTCCTGGAACACCTACCTGAACGCGCCAGAACACAAGGACGAAGGTTCCACCAAACGCACCAACTTCAGCCTGAGCGGGCCGCTGGGCGGCGACTTCAGCTTCCGCATGTTCGGTAACCTGGACAAAACCCAGGCCGACGCGTGGGACATTAACCAGGGTCACCAGTCTGACCGTACCGGTGCCTACGCCGACACGCTGCCGGCGGGCCGTGAGGGTGTGGAAAATAAAGACATCAACGGCGTGGTGCGCTGGGACTTTGCGCCAATGCAGTCCCTGGAGTTTGAGGCGGGCTACAGCCGCCAGAACAACCTCTACGCGGGCGATACCCAGAACACCAACAACGACAACAGCTCCAGCGGGCTGGTGAAGAAAAACTACGGTAAAGAAACTAACCGTATTTATCGTCAGAACTTCGCGGTCACCTGGAACGGCGGCTGGGACAACGGCATCACCACCAGCAGCTGGGCGCAGTACGAACACACCCGCAACTCCCGCCTGGGCGAAGGGCTGGCGGGCGGGCTGGAAGGGCTGTTCAACAGCAATAAATTCACCGACACCGACCTGGCCGACATGATGCTGCACAGCGAAATCAACCTGCCGATCGATTTCCTCGTCAACCAGAACCTGACCCTGGGCACCGAGTGGAACCAGCAGCGCATGAAGGACTCGACCTCCTTTACGCAAACCCAGCAGGGCGGCACCATCCCGGGCATGAGCGACGACCGCAGCCCGTACACCTCAGCGGAGATCTTCTCCCTGTTCGCGGAAAACAACATGGAGCTGACCGACAGCACCATGCTGACCCCTGCCCTGCGCTTCGATCACCACACCATCGTCGGCAACAACTGGAGCCCGTCGCTGAACCTGTCGCAGGGTCTTGGCGATGACTTCACGCTGAAGATGGGGATCGCGCGCGCCTACAAAGCGCCTAGCCTGTACCAGACCAACCCGAACTACCTGCTCTACAGCAAGGGCCAGGGCTGCTACGCGAGCTCCGACGGCGTGGGCTGCTACATGATGGGTAACGACGACCTGAAAGCGGAAACCAGCATCAACAAAGAGATTGGCCTGGAGTGGAAACGCGACGGCTGGCTGGCGGGCGTGACCTGGTTCCGCAACGACTATCGCAACAAGATCGAAGCGGGCTACGCGCCGATTGGTCACACCTCTTCCGGTAAAGTGCAGACGGATATCTACCAGTGGGAAAACGTACCGAAAGCGGTGGTCGAAGGGCTGGAAGGCTCCCTGAACGTGCCGGTCAGCGACACGATCAACTGGACCAACAACATCACCTACATGCTGCAGAGCAAAAACAAGGAGACCGGCGACCGTCTGTCGATCATTCCGGAGTACACGCTGAACTCAACCCTGAGCTGGCAGGTGCATCAGGACGTGTCGCTCCAGTCGACCTTCACCTGGTACGGCAAGCAGCAGCCGAAGAAGTACAACTACAAAGGCCAGCCTGTGACCGGGTCTGAGAAAGACGAAGTCAGCCCGTACAGCATCGTTGGCCTGAGCGCGACGTGGGACATGACCAAAAACGTCAGCCTGACCGGCGGCGTGGACAACGTCTTCGACAAACGCCAGTGGCGCGCGGGTAATGCCCAGACAACCGGAAACACCACCACCGGTGCGTATATGTACGGTGCGGGTGCGTACACGTATAATGAACCGGGCCGCACCTGGTACATGAGCGTGAATACGCGATTCTAGATAAAAGCAAAACGGCAACCCCGTTGCCGTTTTTAGTGTTTGCTCCCTCTCCCTGTGGGAGAGGGCCGGGGTGAGGGCGAGGTAAAAGCAAAACGGCAACCTCGTTGCCGTTTTTAGTGTTTGCTCCCTCTCCCTGTGGGAGAGGGCCGGGGTGAGGGCATCAGGCCGCACAATTCAAAAGGAAAAACATGCACACCACCCATACCACGTTCATTCTCGCCGGCCACACCGTCCACCACGTCACCTTCGACCCAACCACCTTCACCGACACCGATCTCCTCTGGCTCCCCCACCACGCTGAGCTTTCAAACGCCGGGCGCAAACGCAAAGCCGAGCATCTTGCCGGACGCATCGCCGCCGCGCATGCCTTACCCGATCGCACCGTTCCCGGCATCGGCCCCAGCGGAGAACCGCTCTGGCCGGAAGGGGTTTCGGGAAGCATCACCCACAGCGGCACGCAGGCGATGGCGGTTGTCGTCCGTCATCCAGATGCGCTGGTGGGTATTGATTGCGAAGCCATTCTTCCAGACCGGGAAGCCCGCGAAATCAAGGACGGCATCGTTGATGCGCAGGAGGCGATATGCCTGACGCACTCGGGCTACCCTTTTGCGCTGGCATTGACGCTCGCTTTTAGCGCCAAAGAGAGTTTGTTTAAAGCCCTCTTCCCGCAGATGAAGATTTACATGGGTTTTGAGTGGGCGAGAGTCACAGAGATAACGGAAAAAACAATCACACTGGCGCTTTCGCGCCCGGCTGGAGAATATCCTGAGGGTAAACGCTTCACCCTCGTCTGGCAGAATAATGATGGGAACGTGTGGACGCTGCTAAAAGCCTGATGGCGCTGCGCTTATCAGGCCTACGGTAAAGCGGTTTTGTAGGCCGGGTAAGCGCAGCGCCACCCGGCGCTCACTGCCCCGCAAGCGCTCTGTAAAACGCGGGATTATCTCTAATCACATTCAGCACTTTCGCCGCTAATCCCGTTGGGTTTCGCCGTTTCGACTCCCAGCTTTTAATCGTGTCAATGCTTGTACCCAGAGCCTTCGCCATTTCGCTTTGAGTGACATTTAACTGCTCTCTTATCGCCCGAACGTCCGCAACCTCATAGCGAGTTACTCGTGATGGCGTTTTCTTACCACGTTGGATTTCGGCTGCCTCTTCAAGCGAAGCCTTCAGTTCATCGAAGATACTCATTGTCTGCCTCTTTTGCCTGACGGAGTACATAGTACACCTTTAGTTAACGGAACTGGAAGCGGTATTTGTGAGAACAGACGTGAGTTTTTTGAGTTCGGCTTTCTCTAGATCGGTCAGGCTGTCCTTAATGCTTTTTGGGTAGGCCATGATGAAATAAATCACCTCCTCCGTGGCCAAAAAGTAGATCACTCTGGCACCGCCTCTCTTTCCCTTTGAGCCTGCGGCCATCCTGATTTTCCGTAGCCCACCCGTGTGTTGGATCAGGTCGCCTTTATCAGGCCAGGCAATGAGTTCCTTTTGCAGATCCTTTAATTCATCATCCGTAGCAATGCTTTTAATCTGCCGGGTAAAGAGTGATGTTTCGATAAACTCTATCGCGTGACTCATCCATAGTTCCTTCCCTGGGCGCAGCAAAAGCCTGAATGCTTCAGCACCAGGCTTTTGCTGCATGGTTACTCTTCCTTGAGTAATATTGCGCCATAAAACTGTATTTATATACAGGTCAGAGGTATTTTAAGAATCCGTTTAGACATCCGGGAACATCACGCTATTCCCCGGCGCTTCCCTGTGCAGATGGATAAAGTTCAGGTGCCGTTCATACTGGTCCAGAATGTCCGTAATCACCTGCTCCTTACTGTAGTCCATCAAATCATTCCCCTGGCTGCCTTCCAGCAGGAAGGTCTCAAGCCGGTAGTAGGTCGATTTCCCGCTGCGCGCCCGGTAGGTAAAACCGGGAACCGAATACTGCTGCGGCCAGATCTGATAGACAAAGTTCTGCTCGTCGCCCATGTGCACCAGCAGGTCCAGGTGCCCCAGGGTCTCGCCCTCCTCCGGCGGCAGGTTTTTCAGCTCCACGTACGCGCCGCGCAGCTTCAGCTCCTGCGCCACCTCTTCCATCGCCGGGAAGCAGACCGTCTCCATCATCTGTTTGGTGTAGCGCGTGCCCGGGTAGTTCATCAGGCGCGAGAGGCGTTTCTTCCAGCTCAGCCTGTCCTGCGCACCCATCGGCCGCGGCGCGGTGTCGCGGCTGGCGCTGACGCGGCGGTAGTCTTCCACCTTGAGCGATTTATACAGCCCGGCCATCACGAAGAAGATGACGAAGCTGAACGGCAGTCCCATGATTACCGTGGTGTTCTGCAGCGCAGAGATACCGTTAGTCATCAGCATGCCGAGCGTCAGCAGGCCGATGGCGACGGACCAGAAGATGCGCAGCCAGTTCGGCGCGTCGCTGTTGATGTCCTTCAGCTTCGAGGTGAAGTTGCCCAGCACCAGCGCGCCGGAGTCCGCCGATGTGACGTAAAACAGCAGGCCTGTGATGGTCGCCACGGAGGCGCTAAAGGTGAACGCCGGGTACTGCGCCAGCAGGCTGTAGAAGCCGCGCTCCGGGTGCGCCATCGCTTCCTGCGCGAAGGTTGCATTGCCGTGGATGATCTCGTGCAGCGCGCTGTTGCCGAACACCGACAGCCACAGCAGGGTAAAGGTGAACGGGATAATCAGCGTGCCCATCACAAACTGGCGGATGGTGCGGCCACGTGAAATACGCGCCAGGAACAGGCCGACAAACGGCGACCACGCCACCCACCACGCCCAGAAGAACAGCGTCCAGTTGTTCATCCACTCTACCGGGCGGTCAAAGGCGAAGCTGTTCAGCGTCATGCCCATAAAGCGGTTGACGTAGTCGCCCACGTTGAGCACCAAGGCATTGAGCAGGAACGAGGTATCGCCCATAAACAGCACGAACAGGATCAGCCCCAGCGCCAGCGCCACGTTCAGCTCGGACAGCACGCGGATGCCTTTATCCACGCCCGACGTCACCGAGATGGTGGCGATAATGACGGAGAGCGCAATCAGCGCCGCTTTGGCCGCCATCGAATCCGGGATATCAAACAGCACGCTCAGCCCGTAGTTGAGCTGCACCACGCCAATCCCGAGCGTCGTCGCGATACCAAAGATGGTGCCAATGACCGCCGCAATGTCGACGCTGTGTCCAATCGGGCCGTTAATTTTTTTACCAAAAATCGGATACAGTGCGGAGCGGATGGTGAGAGGCAAATTATAACGATAGCTAAAGTATCCGAGCGCCATGCCCATCAGGGCGTACATCGACCAGCCCGTCAGGCCGTAGTGGAACAGCGTCCAGACCATCGCCTGGCGCGCGGCCTCCATCGTCTGACCTGCCCCTTCCGGCGGCTGCATATACTGCGTGACCGGTTCCGCCACGGAGAAGAACATCAGGTCGATGCCGATGCCCGCGGCAAACAGCATCGCGGCCCAGCTCAGCAGGCTGAACTCGGGCTTGGACTGCTCTGGCCCGAGCTTCACCGACCCGAAGCGCGAGCAGGCGATGCAGACCACGAAGACGATATAGAGCGTCGCTGCCAGCAGATAGTACCAGCCGAAGGTCTTCGACACCCAGTTCAGGGTGCGCCCAATCCACTCGGCAGAAAAATCACGAAAGAAGATGGTCGTCAGGGAAAACAACAAAATCAGCCCGGCGGAAGTATAAAAAACGACCGGGTTGATTTTGTCTTTTTCTCTGTCTTGTGAAAGGTCTGTCATCCAGTATCCCCACTGTTTTTGTAACTATTGAAATCCAAATCCGCAACAATTAAGACACATTTTATATTGAACGTCCAATCAAAAACCGCTTTAATGTATTACCAACGCTGATGAATGGAGTGGCAAAAATGCCCAAAGTGGGGATGCAGCCGATCCGGCGCAGGCAGCTTATCGACGCCACGCTGGAAGCAATAAATGAAGTGGGAATGCATGACGCGACGATCGCGCAGATCGCCCGTCGGGCGGGCGTTTCCACGGGGATCATCAGTCACTACTTCAAAGACAAAAACGGTCTGCTGGAAGCGACCATGCGCGACATCACCGGCCAGCTGCGCGACGCGGTATTAAGCCGCTTACGCGCCCTGCCTAACGGCAGCGCGGAGCAGCGCCTGCAGGCAATTGTCGGCGGCAATTTTGATGAAACCCAGACCAGCGGAGCGGCCATGAAGGCCTGGCTGGCCTTCTGGGCGAGCAGCATGCACCAGCCGATGCTCTACCGTCTGCAGCAGGTGAGCAGCCGTCGCTTGTTGTCAAACCTGGTGTACGAGTTCCGCCGTGAGCTGCCGCGCGACCAGGCCGAAGAGGCGGGCTACGGCCTGGCGGCGCTGATCGACGGGCTGTGGCTACGCGCCGCGCTGAGCGGCAAGCCGCTTGATAAAACCCTGGCGCAATCGCTCACCAGCCACTTTATCAGCCAGCATTTACCGACCGAATAACCGAGGAGAATTTATGTCCCGAATGGCAGAACAGCAGCTTTATATCAATGGTGGTTATACATCCGCCACCAGCGGTCGCACCTTCGAGACCATCAACCCGGCCAACGGTGAAGTTCTGGCGACCGTACAGGCCGCCGGGAGAGAAGACGTCGATCGCGCCGTGGAAAGCGCACAACGCGGGCAAAAAATCTGGGCGGCGATGACCGCCATGGAGCGCTCGCGCATCTTGCGTCGCGCCGTCGATATCCTGCGCGAGCGCAACGACGAACTGGCGAAGCTTGAAACCCTCGACACCGGTAAAGCATATTCCGAAACCTCAACCGTCGACATCGTCACCGGCGCGGACGTGCTGGAGTACTACGCGGGGCTGATCCCGGCGCTGGAAGGCAGCCAGATCCCGCTGCGCGACACCTCGTTCGTGTACACCCGCCGCGAGCCGCTGGGCGTGGTGGCGGGCATCGGCGCGTGGAACTACCCGATCCAGATCGCCCTGTGGAAATCGGCCCCGGCGCTGGCGGCGGGCAACGCGATGATCTTCAAGCCGAGCGAGGTCACCCCGCTCACCGCCCTCAAGCTTGCCGAGATCTACACCGAAGCGGGCGTACCGGACGGCGTGTTTAACGTCCTGCCTGGCGTGGGTGCAGAGACCGGCCAGTACCTGACCGAGCATCCGGGCATCGCGAAAGTCTCCTTCACCGGCGGCGTCGCCAGCGGCAAAAAGGTGATGGCCAACTCGGCGGCCTCCTCCCTGAAAGAGGTGACGATGGAGCTGGGCGGCAAATCCCCGCTGATCATTTTTGACGACGCGGATCTGGATCTCGCGGCAGACATCGCCATGATGGCGAACTTCTTCAGCTCCGGCCAGGTGTGCACCAACGGCACCCGCGTGTTCGTGCCCGCGAAATTGAAAGCCGCGTTTGAGCAGAAAATCGTCGAGCGCGTGGGCCGCATCCGCGCGGGCGATCTGTTCGATGAACGCACCAACTTTGGCCCGATGGTCAGCTTCCCGCACCGCGACAGCGTGCTGCGCTACATCGCCAAAGGCAAAGAGGAAGGCGCGCGCGTGCTGTGCGGCGGCGACGCGCTGAGGGGCGAAGGCTTTGACAACGGCGCGTGGGTCGCCCCGACCGTGTTCACCGACTGCACCGACGAGATGACCATCGTTCGCGAAGAGATATTCGGCCCGGTGATGTCCATCCTCACCTATGAATCCGATGAAGAAGCCATTCGCCGCGCCAACGACACCGACTACGGCCTGGCGGCGGGCATCGTGACTGCCGACCTGAACCGCGCGCACGGCGCCATTCATCAGCTCGAAGCGGGCATCTGCTGGATCAACACCTGGGGTGAATCCGCCGCAGAGATGCCGGTCGGCGGCTACAAACACTCCGGCATTGGCCGCGAGAACGGCGTGATGACGCTGCAGAGCTACACCCAGGTGAAGTCCATCCAGGTTGAGATGGGTAAATTCCAGTCCATATTTTAACCGGGAGGTTTATTTGCAATTTGACTACATCATTATCGGGGCCGGCTCTGCCGGCAACGTGCTGGCAACGCGACTGACTGAAGATCCGAACACCACCGTCCTACTGCTGGAGGCGGGCGGGCCGGACTACCGCTTTGACTTCCGCACCCAGATGCCCGCCGCGCTGGCTTTCCCGCTGCAGGGCAAGCGCTACAACTGGGCGTATGAAACCGAGCCAGAGCCGTACATGAACAACCGCCGCATGGAGTGCGGACGCGGAAAAGGGCTGGGCGGCTCGTCGCTGATCAACGGCATGTGCTACATCCGCGGTAACGCAATGGATCTTGACCACTGGGCCAAAGAGCCGGGTCTGGAGCACTGGAGCTACCTCAACTGCCTGCCCTACTACCGCAAGGCAGAGACGCGCGACGTGGGGCCGAACGACTATCACGGCGGCGACGGTCCGGTGAGCGTCACAACCTCCAAACCGGGCGTGAACCCGCTGTTTGAAGCGATGGTAGAAGCGGGCGTGCAGGCGGGCTATCCGCGCACCGAGGATCTCAACGGCTACCAGCAGGAAGGCTTCGGCCCGATGGACCGCACGGTCACGCCGCAGGGCCGACGCGCCAGCACCGCGCGCGGCTATCTTGACCAGGCGAAGCCGCGCCCGAACCTGACCATCCGCACCCACGCCACGACCGATCGCATTATCTTTGACGGCAAGCGCGCGGCGGGCGTCGAGTGGCTGGAAGGGGAAAGCACTATCCCGTCCAGAGCGACGGCGAACAAAGAGGTGCTGCTGTGTGCGGGCGCGATTGCCTCCCCGCAGATCCTCCAGCGCTCCGGCGTGGGCAGCGCGGACCTGCTCGCCGAGTTCGATATTCCGCTGGTGCACGACCTGCCAGGCGTGGGCGAAAACCTGCAGGATCACCTGGAGATGTACCTCCAGTACGAGTGCAAAGAGCCAGTCTCCCTCTACCCTGCCCTGCAGTGGTGGAACCAGCCGAAGATTGGCGCCGAGTGGCTGTTTGGCGGCACCGGCGTAGGCGCGAGTAACCACTTCGAAGCGGGCGGGTTTATCCGCAGCCGCGAGGAGTTCGAGTGGCCGAACATTCAGTACCACTTCCTGCCGGTAGCGATTAACTACAACGGTTCGAACGCGGTAAAAGAGCACGGCTTCCAGTGCCACGTCGGCTCCATGCGCTCGCCGAGCCGCGGCCACGTGCGGATTAAGTCGCGCGATCCGCACCAGCATCCGGCGATCCTGTTCAACTATATGTCCCACGAGCAGGACTGGCAGGAGTTCCGGGACGCGATTCGCATCACCCGCGAGATCATGCACCAGCCCGCGCTGGACAAATATCGCGGTCGCGAAATCAGCCCGGGCGTCGAGTGCCAGACCGACGAACAGCTGGACGAGTTCGTGCGTAACCACGCTGAAACCGCCTTCCACCCATGCGGCACCTGCAAGATGGGTTACGACGAGATGGCGGTGGTCGATGGCGAAGGCCGCGTTCACGGACTGGAAGGGCTGCGCGTGGTGGATGCGTCGATCATGCCGCAGATCATCACTGGTAACCTGAACGCCACCACTATTATGATTGGCGAGAAGATTGCCGACGCCATTCGCGGGCGCGAGCCGCTGGCGAAGAGCACGGCGGCGTATTATGTGGCGAACGGTGCACCGGTAAGACGCTGAGTGCGTTTATCCCCTCATCCTAACCCTCACCCCAAAGGGGAGAGGGAACGATTACACCCTCTCCCCTTTGGGGTGAGGGGTAAGTCTTTTACTTCCGAAATTCCTCTAACCGCCTAATCTGCCGCCCTTCCCCGTCAAAATTCTCTGCCGCCAGCCAGGCGCGCAGTTCGGCGTCTCTTTGCGGCCATTCGCCGTCAATAATAGAAAGCATATCGCTGTCGCGGTTGCGCCCTTTGCGCACCAGCTTCTGGCGCAGGCGTCCTTCCCAGACAAACCCCAGCCGCTCCGCCGCGCTGCGTGACGCAATGTTCATGGAATCGCACTTCCACTCGAGGCGCCGGTAGCCGTGCTCAAACGCATTTTTCAGCAGCAGCCACACCGTTTCGGTGCCTATCCGGGTCCCTTTCATCCTGCGCGACCAGGTCACGTGACCAATTTCCACCGACCCCAGCAGCCGCTCGTTAGCCATATAGCTCACCAGCCCCACCGCCCGCTCGGTGCGTAAATCAATGACGGCAAACGGCACCAGCTCATCGTCTATGACCTTAGCCATGATCCAGTGCGCGGTGGCTTCCACGCTCGCTGGCTGCGTGCTGGCAAGCCACGTCCAGTCGCTGTCGTCGCCCAGCGCGTAGGCCTCATAGAGATCGGCCGCGTGACGATCGGCATCCAGCGGCTCCAGGCGGCAATACTGGCCGAACAGCGGCGTGCGGGTTAATACGCGCGCGCCTTTCCAGTCGGGAACGATATCGTTAACGGTTTGACCATGTTGATTGATTTCGGGCACGGCGGTGACTCCCTGAAAGGTAAGGAGTTTGTTATAGCAGGTTAAAAAGCGGGCGAAAAGCAGCGTATTCTAATAGCCCGAGCGCATGCGATATTCCCGGAAGATATAAGCAAAGCTGAATTTCGACTTTGCGGAA contains:
- the betB gene encoding betaine-aldehyde dehydrogenase; this translates as MSRMAEQQLYINGGYTSATSGRTFETINPANGEVLATVQAAGREDVDRAVESAQRGQKIWAAMTAMERSRILRRAVDILRERNDELAKLETLDTGKAYSETSTVDIVTGADVLEYYAGLIPALEGSQIPLRDTSFVYTRREPLGVVAGIGAWNYPIQIALWKSAPALAAGNAMIFKPSEVTPLTALKLAEIYTEAGVPDGVFNVLPGVGAETGQYLTEHPGIAKVSFTGGVASGKKVMANSAASSLKEVTMELGGKSPLIIFDDADLDLAADIAMMANFFSSGQVCTNGTRVFVPAKLKAAFEQKIVERVGRIRAGDLFDERTNFGPMVSFPHRDSVLRYIAKGKEEGARVLCGGDALRGEGFDNGAWVAPTVFTDCTDEMTIVREEIFGPVMSILTYESDEEAIRRANDTDYGLAAGIVTADLNRAHGAIHQLEAGICWINTWGESAAEMPVGGYKHSGIGRENGVMTLQSYTQVKSIQVEMGKFQSIF
- the betI gene encoding transcriptional regulator BetI, which produces MPKVGMQPIRRRQLIDATLEAINEVGMHDATIAQIARRAGVSTGIISHYFKDKNGLLEATMRDITGQLRDAVLSRLRALPNGSAEQRLQAIVGGNFDETQTSGAAMKAWLAFWASSMHQPMLYRLQQVSSRRLLSNLVYEFRRELPRDQAEEAGYGLAALIDGLWLRAALSGKPLDKTLAQSLTSHFISQHLPTE
- the betA gene encoding choline dehydrogenase: MQFDYIIIGAGSAGNVLATRLTEDPNTTVLLLEAGGPDYRFDFRTQMPAALAFPLQGKRYNWAYETEPEPYMNNRRMECGRGKGLGGSSLINGMCYIRGNAMDLDHWAKEPGLEHWSYLNCLPYYRKAETRDVGPNDYHGGDGPVSVTTSKPGVNPLFEAMVEAGVQAGYPRTEDLNGYQQEGFGPMDRTVTPQGRRASTARGYLDQAKPRPNLTIRTHATTDRIIFDGKRAAGVEWLEGESTIPSRATANKEVLLCAGAIASPQILQRSGVGSADLLAEFDIPLVHDLPGVGENLQDHLEMYLQYECKEPVSLYPALQWWNQPKIGAEWLFGGTGVGASNHFEAGGFIRSREEFEWPNIQYHFLPVAINYNGSNAVKEHGFQCHVGSMRSPSRGHVRIKSRDPHQHPAILFNYMSHEQDWQEFRDAIRITREIMHQPALDKYRGREISPGVECQTDEQLDEFVRNHAETAFHPCGTCKMGYDEMAVVDGEGRVHGLEGLRVVDASIMPQIITGNLNATTIMIGEKIADAIRGREPLAKSTAAYYVANGAPVRR
- a CDS encoding GNAT family N-acetyltransferase; translated protein: MPEINQHGQTVNDIVPDWKGARVLTRTPLFGQYCRLEPLDADRHAADLYEAYALGDDSDWTWLASTQPASVEATAHWIMAKVIDDELVPFAVIDLRTERAVGLVSYMANERLLGSVEIGHVTWSRRMKGTRIGTETVWLLLKNAFEHGYRRLEWKCDSMNIASRSAAERLGFVWEGRLRQKLVRKGRNRDSDMLSIIDGEWPQRDAELRAWLAAENFDGEGRQIRRLEEFRK